The nucleotide window ATACTTTATTGTGAACTATAATCATCATTGGATTATAGAACGATTGGGATATCAATCCCCGGTTTGTTACCGTGAGAATCAGGAAAAATTAGGCTTAAAAATTGCTTGATTAATTGGGGCCAATACAGTACCAACGAAACGGGGGAATACTTAGAAATGACTCTTCCTGTCGGGAATTTCACCGAGCTTCAGGGGAAAGTACTTCGTTACGGCGCAAAGGCAAGAATAATTGCGCCGCCGGAAATAAAACAAGCGTGTGAGAACGAGATACGTGAGATGGCAAAGCTGATAAAATGACCATTTCATTATCTTAAGATTACCCTCCGGCTTTCAACATTTATCCATAATCACAATCAGTGTATTAACTGTCAGGTAATAACCGTATCTGCAAAAACTTACGCTATAGTATATTGACATATATTCATTTTGTTAATAACATATTTAATCAGAAACAGGATTGGTATTTTAAGAGATGATTCTGGCGCTTTATGATTTCATTTTTTACTAGTAAACTAATATCGGGGGTAAAAATAATGAAACATTCGGTATTCATCTTTCTATTACTTTTTGTGAATTCATTATACCCCACAGAAATAAACCCAAAAGCCGAACGAGGAGTCATCGACTTCATTCAATTTGATTTTGCTAAATATGGATCACAACAATTGAATGGAGAATGGGAAGTATTCCCGTCGAAACTTTTAACACCGGAAACATATTCTACAAACCAATCGAAACCGTTTTATTATCAGATGCCTGGTATTTGGAATGGAAAAACTTTAGGAAATATTCCATTTCAAAATTTTGGATATGCAACCTTCGTTTTACATGTAAGAATCAGTAATACTAATCAACTTCTTGGTATTTCTGCCAGTGAAATTTTTACTTCTTATAAATTATGGATAGATAACAAATTACTTCTTTCAAACGGTATAGTATCGGATAACCCGGCAACTTATCAACCAAATATGCTATCAATGGTAGGATTTTTTTCTCCAAAATCCACTAATATTTGTATTATACTACAGATTGCCAACTTTCAACATAATCATGGAGGTATTCAGAGTCCTATAAAAATGGGATTATCCCATCAAATTTCTAATGAAAATAAACATAAAGAAAACACGGATATGTTCTTATTTGGTGTTTTACTTATCATGGGTCTCTATCATTTGGGTCTTTATTCTCAGAGACTCTCAGATAAATCATCATTATATTTTGGATTGTTTTGTTTGGTCGAGGCAATCCGGACAGTCACTGTAATTACTAGTCAAGTTTTATTTAGCCATATATTTTCTGAAATGCAATGGAGCTTGGCTATTAGGATAGAATATCTCACAATGCCTTTCGGAATTATACTATTCCATGGGTTTTTAGCTGCTCTTTTTAAGACAGAAAATTTAAAATGGTTAAAAAATGCTTTAGTAGCGATGAACTTATTGTATGCTTTGATTATTATTATATCACCTATATTTTTCTTCACTTCAATATTGATTTTCTATCATGGTATATTAGTATTATCTGGTTTCTACATGATGGTTGTTCTATTTCTAGCAATAAAACGAAAACGTGAAGGAGCAGCACTGATATTGTTGGGATTTTTTATATTATTTTTTAGTACGCTCAATGATATACTAAATGCGAATCTCATAATTAACACTGGATATTTTCTTTCTTCCGGAGTTTTTCTTTTTATTTTTCTTCAATCCTTTATCCTTTCAGTCCGTTTTTCCAGAGCGTTTCGAAAAGAGGAAATCCTCGCAAAAGAATTGGAAACTGCAAATGTATTACTGGAAGAGAAGGTTGTTGAAAGAACATCTGAGCTTACCCAAGAGAGAAATGAACTGAGAAAGAGAAACGAGCAAATGGAAAGTGAATTGGATATGGCTAGAAAAATACAACTCGCATTAATCCCTTCCTTAACCCCAAACCCCAATATTGCCAGTTACTATAAACCTATGGAAAAAGTGGGCGGAGATTTTTTTGATTTTATTATTTTTCCTGATAGCGATAAAATTGGGATATTTATTAGTGACGTCTCTGGACACGGCATTGCCGCTGCATTTATTACCTCAATGATAAAAAGTATTATTCTTCAAATAGCTCCCGTAATAGATAATCCCGCAGAATTTTTAACTCATTTAAATATGTCTATTATCAATCAAACTGACGGGAATTTTATTACTGCATTCTATGGTATCTATGATATAAACACACGCTGTTTCACATATTCAAATGCTGGGCACAATATGCCATACTTAATTGAAAATAATAAGATTAGTTTTCTCGGGTCAAATAATAAAAGTGTTCCGCTTGCTGTGTTGAGTAACGACGAAATGTTGATGATTGATAAAACGTATAAAAACTATGAAGTAATTCTTCATCACGGGAGCAAACTGCTTCTTTATACTGATGGTTTGGTGGAGACTGTGAATTATAATGATAAAGATATTAATTCTATGACTCCTGATTTTGAAACAAAATGTCTTACTTCGGTTATAAAAAACATTCAGGGTCTGCTTTGTGAAAACTTTATTTCCAAATTATACAACAGCCTTTGTAATTTCAGGGGAAATGAAGTTTTTGATGATGATGTTTGCATGATATGTTTGGATGTGATATAGCTGAAATGTACGAGAAATATTTTTAGAAAGTAAATCGTTTTCTACCTATATCTACAAAAAAACATTTTGATGATGGTTTATGTAATAAATACTGAGATTGAGATGTCAATACACAATATGTATCATTTACCCTCTTAAATGAGCCTGATTTCTATATAAATTTGGGGGCGCGCCTTAAATTTATATTATCATCCAAACCCGTTACCCCTATTCATCATAAGCGCAGGAAAATCCCGCGCTTTTTTATTGCTCTATTTTTCATGAATCATCTTATTGAATCACCCGTCGTAACATTGATTACCCGGTTGACGAAATATGATATCTGAGATATAGTAATGAGGCATTCGAACACGCATATTTGATTTATTCAAACAATTCGGCAAGAGAGGACAATGAGGCTTTTATTCACCGGGGACAGCATCACGCTTGGCCAGATCGGCTACAGCTACGTTAATCTGATCACAGAGAAACTTCAGGGCGCAAATATCGTCAATCTGGGTCTAGATGGTGATACGCTTTCAGGAATCATGAAACGCACTCTCTCTCATTTACACGAGACGAAGCATTACGATGCAATCGTTATCGCGGCCGGCCACAACGATATTATTCTTCCCTATTTCCATACCCTGGGTTTTATGCACCGTAAAATCGTAAAGACTCTCTCTAAACGTGGGAGTATCCCTGTACAAGATAGTGACGAGTTTGAATTGAAGTATTGTGATTTCATCGGGGGAATCCGAAAAGTAACACCATCGCCGATTATCATTACCACTCTTAGTTGCCTTAATGAGAATCCGAACTCTATGACAAATCGCAGACGAATAGAGTTTAACGAAAGAATCCTGGCAGTAGCGAAAAAATGCCGCACGGAACTGGCGGATGCAGGGATGTGTTTTGATGAAGTACTGCGGGATAAGACAACAACTGATTATTTTATGAATAATCTACTAAATACCTTTCTGTTTGATAAAAAGGCATGTGCCAAACCAAACGGAGCGGACCGTTTAAGTGAAAAACGGCATCTTAATTTGACCATCGACGGTGTCCATATCAATTCAACCGGAGCACAAATATACCGGGATGTGATCCTCCGAACCATGAAAGTAATGGGACTGTTTTATTGAAAAAGTAATATTAAGGGAGTATCGGATTTTATATAACTGGTTCAATGGATACTTACCCGTGCGTCGGTACGGCGCGCGTTGACGCCGTACCAATACCGTTATGGTCTATCCTGTGGCCTTGTCCTTGTTCTGTTTCTCCTTTCGTTCTTTTACGAATTCCTCAAAGCTCCTGAGCTTGTAGCCGGGTCCGGATCCCGCCTCGCCGCCAAAGCGCGCGATGTTCTTGGGATTACGGTATGCCTTGTTCCGGTAGATAGCCTCTTCCGAAGCGATCACGTCTGACGGCGGTTTTTGGCCGGGTTTACAGACAGGATACGTGCGCTTCATATTTTCGATGCACTCGTCGCTGAACCAGATGCGGCTCTCCTCCTGCTCATGCAGCCAGATCGGGTGCGTCCAGATATCGTTCCAACCAATCCCGTGGTATGCGCGAAGGATGCGTTCCCAAACAACCAGACGCCCCGGGTTCTTCTCCTTAGTACGCCGGATATTGTACTGGGTGATCGCGGGTGTGTCGCCTATCCACCGTTCGTCGTGCGGCGCGAACGAACAGTGCGCGTCGATCCAATCATGTACGATGTTCAGGAGCCGCGAATCCCAAATCCAGAGAATGGAATCCCATTCGGCAATCGATGGCGCAAACTCCCATTCGATACGCTGGCGCGCGATCTCGAATGCAAGGTTGTCGGCGATCCCGCATGGATTTTGCTTCGAAAGGTTCTCGTATGTTTTCAGTTGTTTTTCGTACATCCCGGTGCGCAGCTTGTCGCCCATCGCACGCGCGCACTCAAGCTGGAATTCCAGCGCGGGACGCTGTTCGCCGTTCTTCATGCGCTCGAAGATCATTTCCTCCTCACACATGCGCAGGAAGACGGGATAGGTGACGCCGGACTTTGCGATCTCGACCGCGCGCTTGACCGGCGGGAGCAGGTGTTCCATCGTCGGATCGTTCTTGAGCGTATTGTAGCTCTGTTCATAGGCGGCCAGCGATTTTCTGAGTAACTCATCGTCGTCCGGCGGCTTGGCGTTATTTGCGGCTTGCGCTGCCGAGCCCAACGCGCGCGAGTAGGCGTTACTGAAGGCGGTGTACAGGCCGTCAGTACTCAGTTTAACAGAATACGAGCTCAGGTCATCCATCGACTGCGCCAGGTCTTCCATTTTTGCCATAACACCCTTCATTTCGTCAACGTCCTTGCCCGTCAGTTTGCGATTGTCCACATCAGTAATCATATTGCGGAAGGGGTTGAGCATCGAATCAACCATAGATTTGTCGACCGGCATCACACACCTCCCAGATAACGTTTATGTTCTTCTATGCGTTGCCTGACAACGGCGTCGGGGGCAGGAATCTTGCGCCGATGCCGGTCTTCCCAGACTAATTCATAATTCATCTTCCAGTTCGGATCCCATTCACGCGCCCGAGGTAGGGTAACTTCCCTGAACACCTTTCGGTGCGATTCGAGGTCCTCCTGCGCGTGCTGCCTGCACTCCGATTTCCATGGCTCGCCGACTTCGATTGTAGTATTCTCTTCCATATTCTCGAGCCATGTGAAGTCAAAGTACAGGTTGCCTGCGAAGCCGTCCACCGCAAGCTCGAGGTTCATCTTGTTCATCAGGTTGTTAACGGCCTCGGTCAACTCGTACACGTTGGTGACCTTTTCCGCTGCCTCGATAATCATACGGCAGTACTTTACCTTGATCGGCTCGTTGATCTCTTTGTAGAACGCCATGCGCGCGGTCTCCTGATCCTTGACCAGCGCGATTGCGCACTTGAGAGGCAGGTCTCCCACTCTGGTTTTAAAATCCTCCAGTGTGGCGCACCCTTCGATGGCTGCCAGCATATCCAGCTCCGCCTTGTAGGAGAAAGGATACAGCGGGTTGTTTTCGTATTTCTTCACCCTGGCCCTGTAGTAAGCCAAGTAATCGGCGTGTCGCTGATCCATTGTTAACCTCCTTTCAATAATGAACGTGATAAGATACATCTGGTAAACGGTTCATTCGCCAACACCGGAAAAAGTATAATGACGGTTATAAAAAAACGCAAATGGAGAAATTTTTACTAATGTTGAAATTTTCGGTGTAATAGATAACATATGTATTAGTATTTGACAATATCCCATAATAAGAATAGAATATACTAATTATTAGGGGGTTATCATGCGAAGATTTACAGTTTTTGGAATTCTAATCGTCATATCTAATATTTCTTTGTTCTCTCTTGATTCAGGTACCAACCTTAATAAACCATTAAACTATACTGAAAAATCGTTCCTTCTCGGCGTACTGAAGAATTCCTACGATGTTAAAAACCTTCAGCAGAAGAACGAAAGCTCTTACCAGAATGATATTGCGATTCTCGAACCGTATTCTCCCGCGCTGAAGGCCGGCTATACGTTTACCTATTTTACCAACGCCGCCGCGGAGCAGGTAGGACAGTTGTTCAATCATTCCGTATATGTAGGCATCAGTAAACTATTCGAAACAGGAACTGTTTTATCAGGCGAAGTCGGGACTGGATTCAGCAGTTCATCGGTGAAAAGCTATGAGTTTTCATTTGTGCTTTCCAAGCTGATCGAAACATACGCGGAAACCGGCGCGTCAGCGCCTTACTTAAAAGTAGGGGTGGTTCAGCCGTTATTGAAAGGGGGCTTCGGCAACTCACAACTCATGCTATCGATGGGTATCAATAAAAACATTCAGCAGATAAACCGTTTCGGTATAAAAATGGCTCTAGAACGGATTGCTTACGGCGCGCTTTTACAATATCATAAAATGCTTTTCGATATGGCGGTTTACCTGATCAATAAAAAATCCTTATCCAGCGCGAATTCGTTGTATAATAAGTACTACGAACGGTATAAGATAGGAGCTATCAGCGAAGGGGATTTATATAAACTGAAAAAACTAAAGAGCGATACGGAACTTGTGGTAAAAAAAGCGGAAGAATCGATTCTCTCCGATATCGCGGTTATCTCAATTATGCTGAATACCAATCTTACCAAGGATTCTATCAATCTGGAAGAATCCTTTTTAGCGGAGTCCGGCGATAATTCCAATTTTAATGTGGTTTACGCGGAAGCTGTCAATAATAAAAGCGATATTATTCAGGCGAAACTGGTCATGGAAAACTCAAAAACGTCGCAGAAAATCACCGATGCCGATGCGATGCCTCAACTCGACCTGGTGATGAATTACCAATACAGCGGATACAGCCATTCCTCCGATTTTTCTCAGGCGACCCAATGGGGGTTTCATGATTTCTTCGCCGGATTGACATTCTCCATACCGTTCGGGAGTCCGGCTAACGAGGCAAAGGCGCTGTCGAAACAGTACGAACTGAAGGCGGCGGAATTCGACCTCGAAGCAAAAAAAATGCAGTTAAAAATAGATTTAATCGACAGTATATCGGAAATCGGTTTACAGACGACTATCATTAAGGATTCTCAGGGTCTGATAGACATCAATAAAGTGATTGTCGCAAACGTACAAAAAGAGTTCGATGTGGGAAAGGTAGGCTCCCGGGAACTGCTCCTTGCGCAGGAAGACCTTCGTATCGCCCAGATCAAATATTTCATTGAGGTATTTAACTACAAACTGATGCTGCTCGATTTGCAATTAAAAAAAGGGTCGCTCCTGAAAACGTATGGTATTGAGCTGAAAGAAATATAATCTAGGGGGAGTATCATGAAGATTATCGAGTTCTTTATAAAACAGAACAAGATTATGAATCTGATCGTCGCGCTGATTGTCGGGGTCGGGGTGTATTTCTTTATCAACGGGCAGAAAGAGGCGTTCCCGACATTTACTGTGAACCAAATATATATCAATACGATTTATCCCGGCGCTAACGCAAAAACTATTGAGAATCAGGTCACTTACCCGATTGAAGAAAAGCTAAAGAATCTGTCAGGTATTCAAAAAATAGAATCATCTTCACGCGAGAATATTTCAAGTATTATTCTGACGGTCGACCCCGCGTTTGAAAACAAATTGAACGATATTAAGAGTGATGTACAGAACCAGATTGACGAAATTGTTTTTCCTGACGGTACCGAGAAACCCAAAGTCAATGTATTCGACGAAGGTCTGATACCTGTCATCAGGGTTCTGGTCGCGGGCGGTAAGGATGAATGGGCTCTTCGGATTGTCGCTAAGAAATTCCAGAAGGAAATCGAAGGTATCGGGGGCATCGGGGGTGTTTCCCTCCAAGGATACCGTGACGAGGAAATTATCATCGAATGCAATCCTGTTAAACTGAAAGAAAAGGGAATTTCCGTCGACGAGGTCATCAACGCTGTAAGGATGAAAAACGTCAGCGTACCGTCGGGAGAAGTCTACCAGAATGGAAAAACCTTTCTTATCAGGGTGGAAAGTTCGTTCACTACTCCCGATGAGATTGAAAATATAGTTATCCGTGCGAACGATGCCTATCAGGGCGTATATGTCAAAGATGTCGCTAAAGTCATCAAAGGCTTTAAAAAAGCGAGCACCTTTAACCACGCCAACGGACAAAAGGGGATCGAAGTACTGATTAAAAAGAATAAAAAAGGCGATACGATAAAAATATCCGATTCGGTAAATGAGGTTGTGAAAAAATACCAATCCCTTTTCCCGGATATGAAATTTGTCATATACAGCGATACGGCGGTATATGTGAAAAACAGGCTGTCAATTTTAGGCAATAACGCTTTTCTGGGACTGTTTTTTGTCGTGCTGATCCTGTTTATCTTTTTCGATTTTGCCACATCATTCTGGACGGTTCTGGGGATGCCGGTTGCATTCTGTACCGCGATCATCATTTCTAATTCTATGGGGATCAGTCTGAACCTCATGAGTATGTTCGGGTTTATCATAGTGGTGGGAATGATTGTGGATGATTCTATTGTGATCGCGGAAAACATCTATCAGAAAAAGGAACAAGGGTTATCCAACCTTGAGGCATGCGTACAGGGCACCCGCGAGGTCATCCTGCCTATTTTTGTTTCTATCCTGACTACAATCGCCGCATTTATGCCGCTCCTTTTAATCACGGGTACGATCGGAAAATTTTTCAGCGTAATACCGACAGTAGTAACAATAACCCTCATCGCGTCTCTGGCCGAAGCCTTGCTGGTACTACCGGGGCATTTGTTTCATATCAAATGGAAAAAGAAACAAGGCGAAACGGGTGCGTTGTCAAAGAAGTCCCAGATGTTTCGTTGGCTTCAGGTTAAATATTCCGCGTTTCTCGGAAATGTGCTGAAACATAAATTTATTTCGCTGGCTATTTTTCTGGTAGTTTCAGGAGCCCTGATGTATGTTTCGGTGATAAATGTCCCGTTCCAGTTCAATACCGGGCGTGTCGACGAATATGAAATCGTGATGGATCTGCCGCCGTCTTATTCACTGACGATGACCGATCAAGCTGTTTCAAATATCGAGGTATTCCTCCTTTCAAAATCCCCTACGATTGTACAGGATGTTGTCTCGGTAATCGGTCAGGAAAGCGCGGGGACATTCCTTGTGACCGGGGATAATAAAGCTACCATTCGAGTCATCCTGAATCCGGCGAGACCGGAGAATTTTAACGAGATAGAATTCCGGGATGAAATTATCGCGTTCGCGAAAACAAACTATCAGTTGGGAAACCTTGAGGTGAGGGCGATTGTGGCGGGGCCTCCCCCGAAGAAAGCGGTCGATGTGGTGTTGACCGGGGAGAATTTTAATGAAATACTTTCCGCGGCGGAATTAGTTAAAAGCTATGTCGCCACTCTCTCCAATACCGCGGATGTCCGGCTCGATTACCAGGAAGGTAAATCCGAGGTGTGGCTTGTGATTGACGAGCTAAAGGCGAAGTCGGTACAGTTGTCGCCCTCGCAGATCGCCGCGGCTATTCGTAACGTGTTCGACGGCGGGATTGCTACATCGATCAAAGAAAAGGGCGACGAAATAAAAGTTCGCGTCAAATACGATGCGATAAGCAGCGCTACCTATAAGACATTGAAAGAATTAAAGATAAAAAACTCGATGGGATATTCCATCGACTATAACTTTTTTGGCAGTCTTGAAACTAAAAAGGGTATTTCTGAAACCCGGCATTTTAATCTTGACCCGACTGTTTCAGTACTGGGAAATCTGAAAAATCCGTACGATAAATTCAATTCCTCAGCAACGATCAACCAGAAGATCAAGATGCAGTATAAGAACGGGATACCTGAATTTCCCGGGGTAAAGGTTCAGTATGGCGGGGAGGACGAAGACTCCGGCAGGACTGTCAGGGATATTTTATTCGCATACCTGATCGCATTCGTCCTGATCTTTATCCAACTGGTGGCGCTCTTTAAGCGTTATTCTCAGACCCTGATTGTCCTTCTTACCATACCCTTCGGCCTGATCGGGGCGTATTTCGGATTGTTCCTGAACGGGATGTCGCTGAGTTCGACCGCTATGATCGGGATTGTAGCCCTCAGCGGGGTAGTAGTGAATAGCGCGATCATTATGATCGACTATATCAACTCAAAACGGAAGGACGGACTATCCTCTCACGACGCGATCATCGAAGGGTCGGCAAAGCGGCTGCGCTCGGTTGTGATGACGACATTTACAACGATCGTGGGATTGGTACCGCTGGCGTACGGATGGGGCGGAAAGGAAGAATACCTGATGCCGCTCGGGGTTACGCTTGTCTTCGGTATCACATTCTCGACCCTGCTGACACTGATACTGGTGCCGGTATTGTATTCGATTTTAGAAGTGACCCTGAAGGAGACGTTACCCGAACGGGTCAGGAAGCTCGCGGGTAAGATATTTCCGAAGAAGGCTTAAACGCCTCCGTATAAAAGCTTTTCAGAAATATATAAAAATATGGTAGAAAGATAGATTGAATAAAACTTTTTATAGGGGTTTATTATGGGTTTCTCTTCTTATTCAGATATACTAATAGTCGGCGGGGGAATAGCCGGACTGACTGCCGCCGCATTTCTTTCAAAAGCGGGATTAAAAATTGAACTTTGCGAGAAGGAAAAAACCACCGGCGGATTGGTTAATTCATTTAATCATAATGGGTTTGTTTTCGACGGCGGAATACGCTCGATAGAAAATTCCGGGATAGTATTTCCCATGCTGAAACAGTTAGGAATTGAAATAGAATTCCTACCCAGTGAAGTATCTATCGGTATCGGAAAAGACGTTATAAAGGTGTTATCCAAGGATAGCCTAGAAGATTATCATCAACTCCTTAATAAAACATTTCCGGGGAACATAAAAGATGTTTCAGCGATCATTCAAGAAATCAGGAAGATTATGGGATATATGGATATTCTGTATGGCATTGAGAATCCTCTTTTTATGGATTTAAAGAATAATCCGAAGTATGTTTTCAAGACCATTTTGCCGTGGGTTTTAAAATATATGCTAGTAATGCCAAAGATATCGAAATTGAATAATCCGGTTGACGAATACCTGACAAAGTTCTCGGATAATCAGGAACTAATCGATATCATCGCGCAGCATTTTTTCCAAAAAACGCCGACATTTTTCGCACTCAGCTATTTCAGTCTTTATCTGGATTATCGTTATCCTAAAGGGGGCACAGGAACTCTTACCTCGGAACTGGAAAAGTTCATTACCCGCAATGGCGGTATTATCAGAAAAGAAGTTGAAATTGTCGAAATCAATCCGCAAATTAATGAGGCGGCCGACATTCATGGAAATATTTACGGTTATAAAAAACTTCTTTGGGCGGCAGATCAAAAGAACCTGTATAACATCGTCGATTTGGAATCGTTTACCAATCAGAAGGCTGCGCGAAAAATTCAGGCAAGACAAGAATTGCTGAAGGATAAGATCGGGTGCGATTCAGTATTTACATTATATCTGACGGTTAATCTGGATAAATCTTATTTTTCCGATATTGCAAGCGCCCATTTATTCTATACACCTTACAAAATCGGATTATCAAAAATTCCGTTAAAGCAGATAATGAATTCCGATCTGAATGGACAAGCATCATTTATCAACAATAAACCGCAGATCAAGGAATGGCTGCAAAAATACCTTGAATTGACTACCTATGAAATTTCAATCCCCGTACTTCGGGATAATTCACTTGCCCCCGCCGGTAAAACAGGATTGATTGTTAGTACTCTGTTTGATTATTCTCTGATGGAACATATACAAAAAAACGGATGGTATGATGAGCTAAAGAAATTTATGGCAGATTGTATGGTAGATGTTTTGAACTCTACAATTTTCCCCGAATTAAAAAAATCGGTTATCGATAATTTTACATCATCCCCGTTAACATTAAAAAGGATTTCCGGTAATTCGGATGGCGCGATTACCGGATGGTCGTTTACCAATGAAACAATTCCCGCGGTGAATAAAATGATTAAGGTATCCAAGTCGGTTTTTACACCTATACCGGATACTTATCAGGCGGGGCAATGGACGTATAGTCCATCGGGGCTACCGATTTCTATTCTGACAGGGAAACTCGCGGCGGATAAAATCCTTAAAGACCTGAAGTAAGACCGGTTAGTTTCATACTGATATCCCAGATCATTTTTCCTGTTTCCCTATCCAGCGCGTGAGGAGCCGGTTTTTCATCAATCGTTAAATGGAAAAATCTCCCGCTAATTTCAGCCATTTCCGGCGAGGCGGCAAGATAATAAAGGGCTTCCCCGGAAATCACCGGGTTTTTTAGAAAATGCCAGATCACATGATGAAGAAACCACCTGTACAAAGGCCCGTTATTATTACCAATATTTGTTCTGACATCACCCGGATGCATAGCATTTATGGTAACTCCGGTTCCTTTCAGCATATCGGCAAATTCCCATGTGGTAAGAAGCTGGGCGGTCTTAGAGGCTCCATAACCCTTAAGGCCCGTATAATGATGATGTTTCCAATCCAGATCATTGATATTCACTCCATTAAATCGGTGCCCTTCAGAATTCACATGAATGATACGCGACGGAGCGTTTTCCTTCATTCTATCGAGCAGGAGATGGGTTAGGAGGAAAGTCGACAGATGATTCACGCAAAAAACCAATTCAAATCCAGCAGGCGTGTACTTTTTAGTTGTTGAATGCATTCCCGCTGAATTGATTAACACATCAATACGAGGATATTTATCGAGAAGTATCCCCGCGGCATTTCTGACATCATTTAAATCACTAAAATCAGCAGTCACTATATCGATAGTTACATGATGAGTTTTAGTCAGTTCCTCGCGAATAGGCTCTGCCTTC belongs to Brevinematales bacterium and includes:
- a CDS encoding NAD(P)/FAD-dependent oxidoreductase, whose product is MGFSSYSDILIVGGGIAGLTAAAFLSKAGLKIELCEKEKTTGGLVNSFNHNGFVFDGGIRSIENSGIVFPMLKQLGIEIEFLPSEVSIGIGKDVIKVLSKDSLEDYHQLLNKTFPGNIKDVSAIIQEIRKIMGYMDILYGIENPLFMDLKNNPKYVFKTILPWVLKYMLVMPKISKLNNPVDEYLTKFSDNQELIDIIAQHFFQKTPTFFALSYFSLYLDYRYPKGGTGTLTSELEKFITRNGGIIRKEVEIVEINPQINEAADIHGNIYGYKKLLWAADQKNLYNIVDLESFTNQKAARKIQARQELLKDKIGCDSVFTLYLTVNLDKSYFSDIASAHLFYTPYKIGLSKIPLKQIMNSDLNGQASFINNKPQIKEWLQKYLELTTYEISIPVLRDNSLAPAGKTGLIVSTLFDYSLMEHIQKNGWYDELKKFMADCMVDVLNSTIFPELKKSVIDNFTSSPLTLKRISGNSDGAITGWSFTNETIPAVNKMIKVSKSVFTPIPDTYQAGQWTYSPSGLPISILTGKLAADKILKDLK
- a CDS encoding SDR family oxidoreductase; its protein translation is MGKRKLPDELMFMENSKAIQKTTGESMQGKVCVVTGSTSGVGLEAVKRLAQGKAHIVMVCRNSEKAEPIREELTKTHHVTIDIVTADFSDLNDVRNAAGILLDKYPRIDVLINSAGMHSTTKKYTPAGFELVFCVNHLSTFLLTHLLLDRMKENAPSRIIHVNSEGHRFNGVNINDLDWKHHHYTGLKGYGASKTAQLLTTWEFADMLKGTGVTINAMHPGDVRTNIGNNNGPLYRWFLHHVIWHFLKNPVISGEALYYLAASPEMAEISGRFFHLTIDEKPAPHALDRETGKMIWDISMKLTGLTSGL